From the genome of Tachysurus vachellii isolate PV-2020 chromosome 2, HZAU_Pvac_v1, whole genome shotgun sequence, one region includes:
- the rtn4b gene encoding reticulon-4b isoform X7, which translates to MDNQDNLDKHECQPSPNWREKVVELLYWRDLKNSGIVFGASLLLLLSLSVCSIISVLSYVALAFLSVTISFRIYKGVLQAIQKSDEGHPFKLYLEQEVSLPEDVVRKYSDVALGRVNTAINELRRLFLVEDLVDSLKFAVLMWILTYVGALFNGLTLLILGLVAMFTCPVVYEKHQAQIDHYVALVRNQVKDVVGKVQAKIPGAKKKAE; encoded by the exons TGGTGGAGCTGCTGTATTGGCGCGACTTGAAGAACTCTGGCATCGTGTTTGGAGCGAGTCTCCTGCTCCTGCTGTCACTCAGTGTGTGCAGCATCATCAGCGTGCTGTCCTATGTGGCCCTGGCTTTCCTCTCCGTCACCATCAGCTTCAGGATATACAAAGGCGTGCTGCAGGCCATCCAGAAGAGCGACGAAGGCCACCCGTTTAA GTTGTATCTGGAGCAGGAAGTTTCTCTGCCTGAAGATGTGGTCCGCAAATACAGCGATGTGGCCCTCGGCCGGGTCAACACCGCCATCAACGAGCTGCGCCGCCTCTTCCTGGTCGAGGACCTGGTCGACTCCCTGAAG TTCGCCGTGCTCATGTGGATCCTGACGTACGTCGGCGCCTTGTTCAACGGACTCACTCTTCTCATCCTGG GTCTGGTTGCCATGTTCACCTGCCCAGTAGTGTATGAAAAACATCAG GCGCAGATCGATCATTACGTCGCCCTTGTGAGGAACCAGGTCAAGGATGTTGTTGGGAA GGTCCAGGCTAAAATCCCAGGAGCGAAGAAGAAAGCGGAGTGA
- the rtn4b gene encoding reticulon-4b isoform X8, with the protein MEAKRVVELLYWRDLKNSGIVFGASLLLLLSLSVCSIISVLSYVALAFLSVTISFRIYKGVLQAIQKSDEGHPFKLYLEQEVSLPEDVVRKYSDVALGRVNTAINELRRLFLVEDLVDSLKFAVLMWILTYVGALFNGLTLLILGLVAMFTCPVVYEKHQAQIDHYVALVRNQVKDVVGKVQAKIPGAKKKAE; encoded by the exons ATGGAGGCCAAACGGG TGGTGGAGCTGCTGTATTGGCGCGACTTGAAGAACTCTGGCATCGTGTTTGGAGCGAGTCTCCTGCTCCTGCTGTCACTCAGTGTGTGCAGCATCATCAGCGTGCTGTCCTATGTGGCCCTGGCTTTCCTCTCCGTCACCATCAGCTTCAGGATATACAAAGGCGTGCTGCAGGCCATCCAGAAGAGCGACGAAGGCCACCCGTTTAA GTTGTATCTGGAGCAGGAAGTTTCTCTGCCTGAAGATGTGGTCCGCAAATACAGCGATGTGGCCCTCGGCCGGGTCAACACCGCCATCAACGAGCTGCGCCGCCTCTTCCTGGTCGAGGACCTGGTCGACTCCCTGAAG TTCGCCGTGCTCATGTGGATCCTGACGTACGTCGGCGCCTTGTTCAACGGACTCACTCTTCTCATCCTGG GTCTGGTTGCCATGTTCACCTGCCCAGTAGTGTATGAAAAACATCAG GCGCAGATCGATCATTACGTCGCCCTTGTGAGGAACCAGGTCAAGGATGTTGTTGGGAA GGTCCAGGCTAAAATCCCAGGAGCGAAGAAGAAAGCGGAGTGA